DNA from Ziziphus jujuba cultivar Dongzao chromosome 2, ASM3175591v1:
CtgctgtttgttttttttggtagttATTTTTCTGCTGTTTGTTTGCCTGTACACGAAGAAATACAAAACGacaaaatgataaaaatcatttatagggattcttttttatttttataatcattttcttttttattttttatttttttgcaagtCATTGAGGCAAATTAATTGATGGGGTCGAATCCAATGCTACAAAACAAAAGAGGAAGTGGCAGACAAGAACCTCAAAAAGTCGTAAAGTTAGTGACATTATTGTGTTATTTTGGCTAGCACTCTCAATAATTTTGAGTTGATGGGGTCCAATCAAATGCTACAGTTCTGTCAGCCAAGACCCTCATGGAGTCGTAAAGTTAATAACATTATTGTACTTCATCGTTTATGTCGTAGCACGCGAAGATAAAAGCAGAGTGGCTAAAGTTTGTTAGGATAGCAGTAAAACAGACTAATAGCAAAAAAGttgaacattaaaaaaaaataaaaaaatgcctcAAGTTGTataatttgacaaattatggtaAAAAGCCACATGAAGTATTAATCAGTTTAATTAAGAATACATGAAAGGCTTCACTAGGTTAGATGCCAACCGTTAATTTTTAGCTGTTAATTAAAGATGCAGTACTTGAAGAGCTTTCCAAGAGCATTGCACGTCCATCGTAACGGTTCAGGTGATAATTATAGAAGTAACAcagttttgtttgttttcttacATTGGATTCTGCTTATATACTTTGAGCCACgtcaaattttgtaattaacAATTAGCTAGCAAGCCGTTTTTTCCAAAGTAAAGCCATTTTGATTAGAAAAAGAGGATTTCTAAAATAAAGCGCCATTTTATTATGGCTTTACAGCTGATCATGTACGCAAACCCACTTTCTTCAAAGTAACTTTAGAATTTGTGGCTTCACACTTTCCAAGAAGAAAAAATGCAAGCACATGCCTCTGTACTGTCACTTCGATGTCACTTGTAAAATGTGTCATGGACAACAAACTCACGGTAAAATGCCACCAGTAGTTCTAAGACAATTGTGATGCGAATTTTGATCCACTTAGAGTCCCGTACCCTTCAAATAGCTTCAACAGGCGAGTAACCTGGAAGTACCAAGCCACTAAAAACTCCGGATGAAATAGCATATTCCTCCTCACATACTCATCCATATCGATCTTTCTCTAATTTCTGACCGATCCAGAGCTTTGAACATttgattttctctttgtttttaatCCAATGGCGTGGGAGGTACTCCTTTCCAGTGTTGCAGATGTGATTATTAAGCAATTGGGTGAAGCAATTGAGAACGAGGTTGCCTTGTTATCTGGTGTTGAGGACGAGCTTCAGAAACTTAAAGACACCGTTTCAACAATCAAATGTGTACTTGCTGACGCAGAAAAAAAGCAAGTGCAAGAAGAACAAATCAAAACATGGCTGAGGAGGCTTGAAGGTGTTGTTTACGAAGCTGATGACTTTGTGGACGAGTTCTCCACTGATCAAACTTTGCGCTCACAACAAGAAGCAATGACCGGGAATACACTGGCCAAAAAGGTACGAACTTTCTGCTGCTCAACTTCATTCCCGCTTGGTTTTCGCCATAAGATGGGTAGGAAAATAAAAGACATTAGGAACAAACTAGATGCCATTGCAAATGACAGAAAGTTCCATTTAGTGACTGGCCTTCAGGAGACTGAAGTAGTGACTGCGGAGTGGAAAGATCACTCGTTTCAACGGGAAGAAGATACTATTGGAAGAGAAGATGACAAAGTAGAAATCAAGAAACGTTTGTTTGAtatgaaaaccaaggaaaacatAGGAGTGATTCCCATAGTTGGTGTTGGAGGCCTAGGAAAAACCACACTTGCACAACTAGTTTTCAATGATGAAGAGGTTCAAAGGCATTTTGAGCCAAAATTGTGGGTGAGTGTACCTAAAGTTTTTGATCTGGAGCTAGTTGTCAAGGAAGTTTTTCAGTCGGCACGACAAGGCGAGAGATCTACTGATATTACACTAGACCAAATGCAAAAAGATAttcgagaaaaaataaaaggaaagcaATTCCTACTTGTGTTAGATGATATATGGGATTTGGATAACCGTGAAAAATGGTTGAGTTTAGAAAATTTGTTGAGAGATGGTTCCAGTGGAAGTAGAATAATAGTAACCACACGTGATAAGGAGGTTGCACGCATCATCAATGGCCCAGAAGAACCACCTTACATTTTAGAGGCATTAGATGACAATAAGGCATGGTCTCTGTTTGAAAAATTGGCTTTTGTACAAGAGCCAAAAGATTCTATCATTGTGGAAATTGGAAAGGAGATTATGAAAAAGTGTGGAGGAATTCCTCTAGTTATTAGAACAATTGCAAGTATGTTGTATTCCAGACATGTTGATGAGTGGTCATCTTTCAAAGAAAAGGAACTATCAACAATATCGCAATATGATAAAGATATCATACCTAGGCTTAAGCTGAGTTATGATCATCTTCCATCACATTTGAAACGTTGTTTTGCATATTGTAGCTTGTTTCCTAAAAACCACATTATTGATGTGAAAAAGCTAATAAATCTTTGGATGGCTCAAGGATTTATTAAGTTATCAAATCACCAAGAACGTCCAGAAGACATGGGATATCAACATTTTACTGATCTACTTTATAGAtccttttttgaaaaagttgTAACTGatcattttttgaataaaacaaaatgcaaGATGCATGATTGCATGCATGATCTTGCAATGTCAGTAGCTGGACCACAATGTGTTATGTTAAATTTGAACGTTGCTGCTGCTGATGATGATAAAATTGAGACAACAACTCATCATATGTCAATCAATTTCGGCTTAAGAGATCATCAAAGTTTTGCAGATTTTTCGGTCAGGGCTAAAAGGATTAGAACCattctttttaataaatgttCTTATTCATCAATGTTGAGATTGGGAAACTcacttgataaaattgatttgCAATTTAAGTTCCTACGCACTTTGGGTCTCAGTGGACTGTGGAGGAAGACTGTACCAGATTCTATTGGTAGATTGAAGCATTTGAGATGTCTTGATCTTTCCTTTAATTCTATGAAGGTATTGCCCGAGTCTATTGTAAATTTGCATAATTTGCAAACGCTTGATCTGTCCTTTTGTATAAGTCTTGAAGCATTACCAGATTCTATTGGTAGATTGAAGCATTTGAGATATCTTGATCTGTCCTGTTGTGAAAGTCTTGAAGCATTACCAGATTCTATTGTAAATCTGCATAATTTGCAAACGCTTGATCTGACCTATTGTGGAAGTCTTGAAGCATTACCAGTAGACATTTGGAAACTAGTCAACCTTCGGCATCTTTATACAGGTATGACTTTTGAACAAATTCATCTGCCACGTGGACTAAGTCAACTAACTAATCTACAGGCGTTGACTAAATTTCTAGTAAAGGCGGAGCATGGTAGCCAACTAAATGAACTTAGGGATCTAAACAACTTGAGAGGACATCTGACGATTAGAGTCCATGAAGATGGGATAAAATCTGAAGGTGCAAATTTGAAGAGTAAACAGCATCTGCAGTCCATAGAATTATGGATTGATGGGAAAATGGTAGATGATTGTGGAGATCTGGTGCCGCACTCAAATATTAAAAGCTTCACTTTATGCGGTCCATATCCAGGTGCTGCATTATTAAACTGTGTCCCCTCGCTTAAAAATCTTGTGGAGTTTAAGCTATCGGGACATAAGGATTGCCAGTATATAGCGGCCTTGAATCATCTCCCACATCTGAGAGTACTCCAGCTTTGGTATTTAGCAGCTGTGGAGTACATCTCGAGCGATGAATATGATGATAATGTAGTCGATGGCAACTTGCTACCATTCTTCCCATCCCTACAACGACTCTTTTTAATTGATATCCCAAATCTGAAAGGATGGTGGAAAGGTGTGGAGAACACTGAAAATACAAGCCGATCACTACCTTTCTTTCCCTGTCTTTCTGAATTAGAAATTTATGGGTGTCCCAACCTAATTTGCATGCCTCTTTTCCCTTATCTACAAGAGCTTCGTCTACAGGGAACGAGAATAAAGCCATTCCAACAGACATTAATGATGAAGAATATTGTGGGACCACCAACATCATCAGACAAAGCGTCATCCTCCTCCTCTGCTTCTTCTGCCGCCTTACTTCCTCTCTCCACTTTGAAGATTCTGACAATTGATGATATTGATGATATTCATGAGCTTCAGTATTTTCCAGATGGGTTCATAACTCTCACTTCTCTCAAGAAGCTGAGTATTGTAAACTGTtcaaagttaaaatatttatttccgGGTCTTCACCATCTCATTTCACTTCAACAACTGGATATTCATGATTGCAAGGAGCTGGAGATGCCTAACGAAGATAGTGATGCAATTTTGTGGCGACACCTCCAAAGCCTCTCTATTTTGAGTTTGTATAAACTTCCAAAACTGGTTGCTCTACCTGAAGGGCTTCAACAGGTTACTAGCCTGCAAGAAATCATCATTTTTAACTGTGAGATTTTGGAGGCTGTTCTGGAATGTGTCAAAAGCCTTAAATCGCTACGGAGATTAGTAATCAAAGATTGTCCCAGTCTGATGTGTTTGCCAGAAGGAATCGATGGCCTCACCTCTTTAAAGAATCTTGAAATTGTTAGATGTCCCATCTTATTGGAAAAATGTCTAGAGGATACTGGCGAGTATTGGCCTATGATTTCCCACATCAAGAATCGGCGTTTGGTTGATTTCTGAGGATGAGGACGATTCTGAGGAGCATCAACTTGCTAGTAGTGTCGCCCGTAAgtcttattattttgtttttgctttctttctaTAACTACTACTGATATCTTCAGTCAATCTCTTCTTTTTGTAATGGGATTAAATGGATATCAAATTCAGCtattttttaactttgcagCCTATTCGGTGATTGATTATGTTCAAAATCCTTCTGGTTTTAATTGAATAATTTCTAGAACATTCTGTTGTAATTATGTTTCTCTTTTAAACAACAACTTTCTCTTCAAAGCTAATGGCTAGTTTGTATAAACCACAGGATCTCTTCGATGGCTTTGATTTGTTGATTGATTCACTAATAACCAAATGTACAACATGCTCAAAAGATTTGGTGCCAGAGGCCATGGAGGTATTCATAATTATCCATTCGATATTCCGaagttttgttgttgtttttactGGTGccgctgcttttttttttttttttccttttattgtttTGCTTTATGTATCGTGCACATGTTTATTCTTGTCATTACATAATACCAATAAGGCCGATTGTGATCGCCTTCCGATTAActgtaatttataattatatgattCTGATTGCTTTTTTTCCAGCACTTCTTTATGCTTATCATATCTTCCTAAACTATCAAAAACAAAGGCCGATTGTGATTACTTTCtgcttgtttatttttttgtttttttgtttttgcttttggcAGGTGACCAGCGCAAAGAAGACTGCAGAAGACTTTTGAAAACTCGTTCTTTTTCTGGTGTGGCTTTAACTGTGATTTAGtgacatatttattattattattttccttctcttgtATGGATTAATTCAGATTTATTTGTGGCTTCTAAGACATGGATTCTCTAAAGTTTGGAACTCCAGATTTTAATGCCTCCAGATTCGCTAACGTTTGgccatataattaatttgaaattgcaAATGTGGTTACCACTATACTGATTAATGCTGATTAATGTTTGAAAATTGTTACCATTGATTTACAGTGAAATCTATATGTCAGGTGACatattaattgaataataaatcTATATGTCAGATGACACATTAACTGAATATTCATTTTGTTGTTtagatttttcatttaaaaagttaatagaaAATTCAACTAATAATTTGTCGTTTGATATCCTACTTGTAACTCGTATTCCGTGAAAGTTAATAgccaaaaatttttttaagaaaaaaatgcaatccccaaaaatatttatattatgaattaattatagaaAGAATAATTTGGTCACTTCCTTATATAATTGCTTAAAAGTGTTGGAATGGAAAGATCTGAGTCGGTCTGCGCCAACCTGCCTTCAATCACCAAATTATATTCTGCATGATGCATTACATTTTCTGCATTACATGTACAGTTTGGTACATTTACATTCTAGTACATTTATTACAATAATGCATTACATCGTTTATTACACCAATGCATTAAATTTACTACAATAATGCATTTCTACACAAATGACAAAAGTTCAATCTTAATATACCCTCGTGCATCGATGGGACAAATAATGTACAATAAATACTCTGCAAaacgaaaaataataataataataataatatcatgtaTTTTTTTGGAACAGTCAATATCATGATATGTTATTGAACATCATAATGGTTGTCAAAAACATGCATTCAATACCCTCACATGCATTAATCAACATCGTTCTTCGAAGTATTAAATCCAGTTGTTTTACCTCTCATTTAAAGTGAGCATCAGTTCTCATGCAAGCAAATCACCACCAGAACTAAGAACATTTGCACTGACTGGAGAAAATTTCTTAAGTAGTATATGGTTCTTCCATTTTCTCTGGTCTGGCACTTTTGCAATAAGTTGTTTGAATCAAGTACTTGGAGACACTCTCTCCCTCTTTATAATGTCTCTAGGCATATCATCAAAACTTAGGGCCCTGCAGCCTCCAAATCTCTGTTTGATATCTATTTTAACATGTATTTCCTCCCCTGTTACAGCAAATATTTCATCCACCCTTGCAAATTTAAAAGAAACTGTGAGACTTGCGGAAAATAACATTTCTATAGGGTGCACTAAAGATAGCACCATtggttgaattttgaatttcaaaattcttttctCTTAAAGGGGGAAAAATTCTTGGTGTTTATGTTTTTCCAATTTAAGAGATGGAAAGGATGGATATGCAAAATATGAAGTCTTCACAAGAATACGAAACAGAAATGAGTAAAGTTCCTGAATTTATTCTTACCTATCGGTATCTATGTTCACCTCTGCAAGCCAGGTTGTTTGATAAGCCTGCAACTCAAATGATTTAGCATCCATGTCTAATGACtcttaatccaaaaaattaagAGCAATGTATAGACCATTCTTAatgttattttgaaaatgttaactACCTGCATAAAACCTTCCTGCAATTTATCAAGAAAAAGGATAAAACCTACCTGCATAACATCTTGGTTTGGCTGTTAGTTAGATGGCAAAGCAAGTATATTAGATTTCTGGATCTGGAGTCTTGGATGGACTGGCTCACACGTTTCTCCAGATAACAAGTTGCACATACTCAAATCATCAAATTCTCCAGGATAAAGCTCATCTGAACAATGTACCCATTAACCACTTTTCCTTCACAACCAATGGATAGCAACTCCACCACTAGTAATCTCTGACCAGACCAAACATAACCAAGAAGTATAGAGAAAGGAAAATATACTAGAAAAATGAgagattcaatatatatatatatatatatattaaaaaaaataaaaaataaaaaaactgcaaaTTACC
Protein-coding regions in this window:
- the LOC112489250 gene encoding putative disease resistance protein RGA1: MAWEVLLSSVADVIIKQLGEAIENEVALLSGVEDELQKLKDTVSTIKCVLADAEKKQVQEEQIKTWLRRLEGVVYEADDFVDEFSTDQTLRSQQEAMTGNTLAKKVRTFCCSTSFPLGFRHKMGRKIKDIRNKLDAIANDRKFHLVTGLQETEVVTAEWKDHSFQREEDTIGREDDKVEIKKRLFDMKTKENIGVIPIVGVGGLGKTTLAQLVFNDEEVQRHFEPKLWVSVPKVFDLELVVKEVFQSARQGERSTDITLDQMQKDIREKIKGKQFLLVLDDIWDLDNREKWLSLENLLRDGSSGSRIIVTTRDKEVARIINGPEEPPYILEALDDNKAWSLFEKLAFVQEPKDSIIVEIGKEIMKKCGGIPLVIRTIASMLYSRHVDEWSSFKEKELSTISQYDKDIIPRLKLSYDHLPSHLKRCFAYCSLFPKNHIIDVKKLINLWMAQGFIKLSNHQERPEDMGYQHFTDLLYRSFFEKVVTDHFLNKTKCKMHDCMHDLAMSVAGPQCVMLNLNVAAADDDKIETTTHHMSINFGLRDHQSFADFSVRAKRIRTILFNKCSYSSMLRLGNSLDKIDLQFKFLRTLGLSGLWRKTVPDSIGRLKHLRCLDLSFNSMKVLPESIVNLHNLQTLDLSFCISLEALPDSIGRLKHLRYLDLSCCESLEALPDSIVNLHNLQTLDLTYCGSLEALPVDIWKLVNLRHLYTGMTFEQIHLPRGLSQLTNLQALTKFLVKAEHGSQLNELRDLNNLRGHLTIRVHEDGIKSEGANLKSKQHLQSIELWIDGKMVDDCGDLVPHSNIKSFTLCGPYPGAALLNCVPSLKNLVEFKLSGHKDCQYIAALNHLPHLRVLQLWYLAAVEYISSDEYDDNVVDGNLLPFFPSLQRLFLIDIPNLKGWWKGVENTENTSRSLPFFPCLSELEIYGCPNLICMPLFPYLQELRLQGTRIKPFQQTLMMKNIVGPPTSSDKASSSSSASSAALLPLSTLKILTIDDIDDIHELQYFPDGFITLTSLKKLSIVNCSKLKYLFPGLHHLISLQQLDIHDCKELEMPNEDSDAILWRHLQSLSILSLYKLPKLVALPEGLQQVTSLQEIIIFNCEILEAVLECVKSLKSLRRLVIKDCPSLMCLPEGIDGLTSLKNLEIVRCPILLEKCLEDTGEYWPMISHIKNRRLVDF